In the genome of Thunnus maccoyii chromosome 15, fThuMac1.1, whole genome shotgun sequence, one region contains:
- the LOC121912383 gene encoding transmembrane protein 42 yields the protein MFPGVFYALLAGFLGAVASSSAKLSLGADYLKGVCETGLRTWGEQRKFRQADETTACDRLHIPLRLLCGGLLFTCNAVMWTFLAKALRYSSSSTRTTVTTTASNFISSAFLGQLIFGEAQITLWWVGISLTFSGLLVLQRVSPQDGQHNAVTKKDE from the exons ATGTTCCCCGGAGTTTTCTATGCACTGTTGGCGGGTTTCCTCGGGGCCGTGGCGTCGTCGTCGGCCAAGCTGTCTCTCGGAGCCGACTACCTGAAGGGAGTCTGCGAAACCGGACTCCGGACATGGGGCGAGCAGCGGAAATTTAGACAAGCGGACGAAACTACCGCCTGTGACCGG cttCATATCCCTCTGAGGCTGCTGTGTGGCGGGCTGCTTTTCACCTGCAATGCTGTGATGTGGACCTTCCTTGCCAAAGCACTCAGgtattcctcttcctccacccgAACCACTGTGACCACCACCGCCTCCAACTTCATATCTTCC GCTTTCCTGGGCCAGCTGATCTTCGGTGAAGCCCAGATAACGCTGTGGTGGGTTGGGATCTCCCTGACTTTCTCTGGCCTGTTAGTACTGCAGAGGGTCTCTCCACAGGATGGACAACACAATGCAGTCACCAAGAAAGATGAATAA